The Pantoea nemavictus genome includes a region encoding these proteins:
- a CDS encoding efflux RND transporter permease subunit, producing the protein MSKFFIERPIFAWVIAIIVMLVGAIAAISLPVNQYPNISAPAVSISVTYPGASAETTQNTVVQVIEQQLNGLDGLRYLESSSASDGSAQIIATFNQGINPDIAQVQVQDRVSLAESQLPTDVTQQGIRIRKYQKNFMMVIGLISKDGKLTNGDLADMLVSKLEDPISRTPGVGDFMVLGSEYAMRIWLDPARLYKYNLIPSDVTTAIDNQNVQVSSGSLGGLPTIQGAKTEATILGKTRFTSVQQFENVLLKVNSDGSQVRLKDVASVALGPQSYGIDATLNGKPAAGIALRLATGANELDTAKAVRQTIADLKESLPDNVEIQYPYDTSPVVSASIEEVVKTLIEAVVLVFFVMLIFLQNLRATLITTLVVPVVLLGTFGILSAFGYSINTLTMFGMVLAIGLLVDDAIVVVENVERVMHEEQLDPKAATIKSMQQIQGALFGIALVLSAVLLPMAFFSGSTGVIYRQFSITIVSAMALSVIMALIFTPALCATLLKPAAAEHKTTGFAGWFNRKFDSGAMHYTNGVSKVISRRGLFLVIYLAIVGVTGFLFTRVPTTFLPAEDQGLMMVQMTLPVNASSQRTQQVINDLNAYLEQNEASVVTTTFGVAGFNFAGRGQSNAMAFVRLKDWGDRTHSGQSVQDLANRVMAHFANYQNAKIFAMVPPAVMELGNATGFDLYLQDTGAHSHQQMMDATHQLITLANNDPHLAQVRLNGLEDEPQYQLEINDEKASALGLSMTDINNTLSVAWGSSYIDQFMYNGRVKEVYLMGKADSRVTPSDLDKWYFRNSSGSMVPFSAFASGKWVYGSPHFERFNGLTAEEILGSPAPGQSTGEAMKAVEQLAKQLPHGFRVQWYGISYEEHASGSQTTQLYLISIVVVFLCLAALYESWSIPFSVIMVVPLGILGTISAVLLRGLQNDVFFQVGLLTTVGLAAKNAILIVEFAKELHEHEGKTLVEAAVEAARLRIRPIIMTSMAFILGVLPLTISNGAGAGSQHSIGTAVAGGMITATFLAIFFVPMFYVVVSQLFARKKKTSPEVAQER; encoded by the coding sequence ATGTCGAAGTTTTTTATTGAACGTCCGATCTTTGCCTGGGTTATTGCGATTATCGTGATGCTGGTGGGCGCCATTGCTGCCATCAGCCTGCCGGTCAATCAATATCCCAATATCTCCGCGCCTGCGGTCTCTATTTCGGTGACCTATCCGGGGGCCAGCGCCGAAACCACGCAAAACACCGTGGTGCAGGTGATTGAGCAGCAGCTCAATGGTCTGGATGGTTTGCGCTATCTGGAATCAAGCAGCGCCTCGGACGGCAGCGCGCAGATCATCGCCACCTTTAATCAGGGCATCAATCCCGATATCGCTCAGGTGCAGGTGCAGGATCGCGTGTCGCTGGCGGAGTCGCAGCTGCCCACCGACGTGACGCAGCAAGGGATCCGCATCCGTAAGTACCAGAAAAACTTCATGATGGTGATCGGGCTGATCTCAAAAGACGGCAAGCTGACCAACGGCGATCTCGCCGACATGCTGGTGTCGAAGCTGGAAGATCCGATCTCGCGCACGCCGGGCGTCGGTGACTTTATGGTGCTGGGATCGGAGTACGCGATGCGCATCTGGCTCGATCCGGCCAGGCTGTACAAATACAACCTGATCCCCAGCGATGTCACCACCGCGATTGATAACCAGAACGTGCAGGTCTCGTCCGGTTCGCTCGGCGGTTTGCCGACCATTCAGGGCGCGAAAACCGAGGCGACGATCCTCGGCAAAACCCGTTTCACTAGCGTGCAGCAGTTTGAGAATGTGCTGCTGAAAGTGAACAGCGATGGCTCGCAGGTGCGGCTGAAAGATGTGGCCAGCGTGGCGTTGGGGCCGCAGAGCTACGGTATTGATGCCACGCTGAACGGCAAGCCCGCCGCCGGTATCGCGCTGCGTCTGGCAACCGGTGCTAACGAACTGGATACCGCCAAAGCGGTGCGGCAAACCATCGCCGACTTAAAAGAGTCGCTGCCGGATAACGTCGAGATTCAGTACCCGTACGACACCTCGCCGGTGGTCAGCGCCTCGATTGAAGAGGTGGTAAAAACGCTGATTGAAGCGGTAGTTTTAGTGTTCTTCGTGATGCTGATCTTCCTGCAAAACCTGCGCGCTACGCTGATCACCACGCTGGTGGTGCCGGTGGTGCTGCTCGGTACCTTCGGCATTCTGTCGGCGTTTGGTTACAGCATTAACACCTTAACCATGTTCGGCATGGTGCTGGCCATCGGGCTGTTGGTGGATGATGCGATTGTGGTGGTGGAGAACGTCGAGCGCGTAATGCACGAAGAGCAGCTCGACCCAAAAGCCGCCACTATCAAATCGATGCAGCAGATTCAGGGCGCGCTGTTTGGCATCGCGCTGGTGCTGTCGGCGGTGCTGCTGCCGATGGCGTTCTTCTCCGGATCAACCGGTGTGATCTACCGCCAGTTCTCCATCACTATCGTCTCGGCGATGGCGCTGTCGGTGATCATGGCGCTGATCTTCACCCCGGCGCTGTGCGCCACCCTGCTGAAACCGGCGGCGGCGGAGCACAAAACCACTGGCTTCGCCGGCTGGTTCAACCGCAAGTTTGATAGCGGCGCAATGCATTACACCAATGGCGTCAGCAAAGTGATCTCCCGTCGCGGCCTGTTTCTGGTGATCTATCTGGCTATCGTCGGCGTGACGGGCTTTTTGTTCACCCGCGTACCCACCACCTTTCTACCAGCGGAAGATCAGGGCCTGATGATGGTGCAGATGACGCTGCCGGTGAACGCCTCGTCACAGCGTACCCAGCAGGTGATTAACGATCTCAACGCCTATCTGGAGCAGAACGAAGCCTCGGTGGTGACCACCACTTTTGGCGTGGCGGGCTTTAACTTTGCCGGTCGCGGCCAGAGCAACGCCATGGCCTTCGTGCGGCTGAAAGATTGGGGCGATCGTACCCACAGCGGGCAAAGCGTGCAGGATCTCGCCAACCGCGTGATGGCGCACTTCGCCAACTATCAGAACGCCAAAATCTTCGCCATGGTGCCGCCAGCGGTGATGGAGCTGGGCAACGCCACCGGTTTCGATCTCTATCTGCAGGACACCGGCGCGCACAGCCATCAGCAGATGATGGATGCCACGCATCAGTTGATTACGCTGGCGAACAACGATCCGCATCTGGCGCAGGTGCGCCTCAACGGGCTGGAGGATGAACCGCAGTATCAACTGGAGATCAATGACGAGAAGGCCAGCGCGCTCGGCCTGAGCATGACCGATATCAACAACACCTTGTCGGTGGCGTGGGGCTCCAGCTACATCGATCAGTTCATGTACAACGGCCGCGTGAAAGAGGTGTATCTGATGGGCAAAGCGGATTCCCGCGTTACGCCATCGGATCTGGATAAATGGTACTTCCGCAACAGCAGCGGCAGCATGGTGCCATTCTCCGCCTTTGCCTCGGGCAAATGGGTGTACGGATCGCCACACTTCGAACGCTTTAACGGCTTAACCGCCGAGGAGATCCTTGGGTCACCTGCGCCGGGCCAAAGTACCGGCGAAGCCATGAAAGCGGTAGAACAGCTGGCGAAACAGCTGCCGCACGGTTTCCGCGTGCAGTGGTACGGCATTTCCTATGAGGAGCACGCGTCCGGTAGCCAAACTACCCAGCTCTATCTGATCTCGATTGTGGTGGTGTTCCTGTGTCTGGCGGCGCTGTATGAGAGCTGGTCGATTCCGTTCTCGGTGATCATGGTGGTGCCGCTCGGCATCCTCGGCACCATCAGCGCGGTGCTGCTGCGCGGTTTGCAGAATGATGTGTTCTTCCAGGTGGGCTTGCTGACCACGGTGGGGCTGGCGGCGAAAAACGCCATCCTGATCGTCGAGTTCGCCAAAGAGCTGCATGAGCACGAAGGCAAAACGCTGGTGGAAGCGGCGGTAGAAGCGGCGCGGCTGCGTATCCGGCCAATCATCATGACTTCAATGGCGTTTATCCTCGGCGTGCTGCCGCTCACCATTTCTAACGGCGCAGGCGCGGGCAGCCAGCACTCGATCGGCACCGCAGTGGCGGGCGGCATGATCACCGCCACCTTCCTCGCCATCTTCTTTGTGCCGATGTTTTACGTGGTGGTTTCACAGCTGTTTGCGCGCAAGAAAAAAACATCCCCAGAGGTCGCGCAAGAGCGTTAA
- a CDS encoding MdtA/MuxA family multidrug efflux RND transporter periplasmic adaptor subunit: MTNNASRSSSFRWLKWLLLLLVLLLVAGVIWRVVGGHGGMPPGAEKGARGGHRAGAGGPPGMAMMGGATLVHSGVASTADVPQYLNALGTVIPNASVTVTSRVAGQLEKVFFTEGQKVSAGQLLAQIDPRSYQATLAQYQGDLNQNQALLKSAQLTLVRYQKLAAQDSLSRQDLDTQTATVGQYKGAVAADEAQIASAKLDIEYARITSPISGRVGLRLVDPGNMVQTSDTTGIVVVTQMQPAAVTFSVPQSNIPQLTKALHGGQSLPATAFDQDNSTPLAQGEVQFISNQIDTATGTIALKATFPNEDEALFANQFVNLRLQTSILKNATVIPAQALQLSSDGSFVFVINKDNTVTRKAVTSGPTFGDDQQAILKGVEPGDRLVTEGIDRLTNGSKVQLADESKTGASAASQ; the protein is encoded by the coding sequence ATGACTAACAACGCTTCCCGCTCCTCCTCTTTCCGCTGGCTGAAATGGCTGCTTCTTTTGCTTGTGCTGTTACTGGTAGCGGGCGTGATCTGGCGCGTGGTTGGCGGGCACGGCGGCATGCCGCCCGGCGCAGAGAAGGGCGCGCGCGGGGGACATCGCGCGGGCGCGGGCGGCCCGCCGGGCATGGCGATGATGGGCGGCGCTACGCTGGTGCACAGCGGCGTGGCCAGTACGGCAGATGTGCCGCAGTATCTGAATGCGCTCGGCACGGTGATCCCCAACGCCAGCGTCACGGTCACCAGCCGCGTGGCCGGTCAGCTGGAAAAAGTGTTCTTCACCGAAGGGCAGAAAGTCAGCGCCGGTCAGCTGCTGGCGCAGATCGATCCGCGCAGCTATCAGGCGACGCTGGCGCAATATCAGGGCGATCTCAATCAGAACCAGGCGTTGCTGAAAAGCGCGCAGTTAACGCTGGTGCGTTATCAGAAACTGGCGGCGCAGGATTCGCTGTCGCGTCAGGATCTCGACACACAAACCGCCACCGTGGGGCAATATAAAGGTGCGGTGGCCGCCGATGAAGCGCAGATCGCCAGCGCCAAGCTGGATATCGAATACGCGCGCATCACCTCGCCGATTAGCGGACGCGTCGGTTTGCGCCTGGTCGATCCCGGCAACATGGTGCAAACCAGCGATACCACCGGCATTGTGGTAGTGACGCAGATGCAGCCCGCCGCCGTCACCTTCAGCGTGCCGCAAAGCAACATTCCGCAGCTGACCAAAGCGCTGCACGGTGGACAAAGCTTACCGGCCACCGCCTTCGATCAGGACAACAGCACCCCGCTGGCGCAGGGCGAGGTGCAGTTCATCAGCAACCAGATTGATACAGCAACCGGCACCATCGCGCTGAAAGCCACCTTCCCGAACGAAGATGAAGCGCTGTTCGCCAACCAGTTCGTGAACCTGCGTTTGCAAACCAGCATCCTGAAAAATGCCACGGTGATTCCGGCGCAGGCGCTGCAGTTGAGCAGCGACGGCAGCTTTGTGTTTGTGATTAATAAAGACAACACCGTGACGCGTAAAGCCGTCACCAGCGGGCCAACGTTCGGTGACGATCAGCAGGCGATCCTTAAAGGCGTAGAACCGGGCGATCGTCTGGTGACCGAGGGCATTGATCGTCTGACCAACGGCAGCAAAGTGCAGCTGGCCGATGAGAGCAAAACCGGCGCGAGCGCGGCAAGCCAATGA
- a CDS encoding efflux RND transporter periplasmic adaptor subunit, whose translation MRLKLLSASAVFLLAACDQGGAKPAAPATPQVGVVNLKAQPVTLVTQLPGRTTAVRTAQVRPQVSGVIEKILFTEGGEVKVGQPLYQIDPATYKAAYDKAMATWQNDAMVVKRYQPLASAHAISQQTYDDAVAAAREAQADVETAKVNLDYTLVKAPIAGHISRSLYTAGALVTNGQTDYLATITQLDPIYVDVSESATDLLRLRRALADGKIAKVDDNTAAVGLTLEDNSQYGEQGKLAFSEVNVDTATGTVVLRAVFPNAHNELLPGMYVHASFPQGIQQQGILLPQEAIMHDSKGQPYVFVVKSDNTIEQRSIHTGEMIKGEWLVTSGLQQGENVVVNNLQSVRSGVKVTTAAANTNDTPSANAVSLSMTDAAAQ comes from the coding sequence ATGCGCCTGAAACTTCTTTCTGCCAGCGCGGTGTTTTTACTGGCAGCCTGTGACCAGGGCGGAGCCAAGCCCGCCGCACCCGCAACGCCGCAGGTTGGTGTTGTGAACCTGAAAGCGCAACCCGTTACGCTTGTCACTCAACTGCCGGGCCGAACCACGGCGGTGCGTACCGCGCAGGTGCGTCCGCAGGTCAGCGGCGTGATTGAGAAAATCCTGTTCACCGAAGGCGGCGAAGTGAAAGTCGGTCAGCCGCTGTATCAGATCGATCCCGCCACCTACAAAGCGGCCTACGACAAGGCGATGGCAACCTGGCAAAACGATGCGATGGTGGTGAAACGCTATCAGCCGCTGGCCAGCGCGCATGCCATCAGCCAGCAAACTTACGACGATGCCGTCGCCGCCGCGCGCGAAGCGCAGGCCGATGTGGAAACCGCTAAGGTCAACCTCGATTACACGCTGGTGAAAGCGCCGATTGCCGGCCACATCAGCCGTTCGCTGTATACCGCCGGTGCGCTGGTCACCAACGGTCAAACCGACTATCTCGCCACCATTACCCAGCTCGATCCGATCTACGTCGATGTCAGCGAATCGGCAACCGATCTGTTGCGTCTGCGCCGCGCGCTGGCCGACGGCAAAATTGCCAAAGTGGATGACAATACCGCCGCGGTGGGCTTAACGCTGGAAGACAACAGCCAGTACGGCGAGCAGGGCAAGCTGGCGTTTTCAGAAGTGAACGTCGATACCGCCACCGGCACCGTGGTGCTGCGCGCGGTGTTCCCCAACGCGCACAACGAACTGCTGCCCGGCATGTACGTGCACGCCAGCTTCCCGCAGGGCATTCAGCAGCAGGGCATTTTGCTGCCGCAGGAGGCGATCATGCATGACAGCAAAGGTCAGCCGTATGTCTTCGTGGTGAAAAGCGACAACACCATCGAGCAGCGCAGCATCCACACCGGCGAGATGATCAAAGGAGAATGGCTGGTGACGTCGGGCCTGCAGCAGGGGGAAAACGTGGTGGTGAATAACCTGCAAAGCGTGCGCAGCGGGGTGAAAGTCACCACCGCCGCCGCCAACACCAACGACACGCCATCCGCCAATGCGGTCAGTCTGTCAATGACCGACGCAGCAGCGCAATAA
- a CDS encoding efflux transporter outer membrane subunit — MNSKNLRLALLPLALVLAGCTLAPHYQRPAMPVDAKYDQPTPVGNVADLPWQNFFTDATLRNLIQLSLDNNRDLRVAALNVEEAQQGVTVQRAAMMPSISASASQTSAHEPANLYNTKSTGAVTYHELNSGLNVTSWELDFFGRLQSLSDQAQETYLSSAATERATRISLISEVATAWLTLSSDNDLLHLAQRTAQSQQESYRITQLSYNGGASSAMDLAQAESTVRAAQADVASYTRQVRQDVDALRLLVGTDLPATLLSHATLDAHWQFPATPAGLPSDLLTRRPDIMAAEHTLKAANANIGAARAAFFPSITLTASGGSTSSSLGSLLGGGTGAWSFMPSINLPIFDGGKNTANLNIAHIEKRIEIADYEKAIQTAFKEVNDALAGQDTWQDQLTALQQEVDANQRDYDYSELRFKQGVDNYLNVLVAQRSLYSSQQSLIGAHLGQLSQKITLYKALGGGWQS, encoded by the coding sequence ATGAACAGTAAAAATCTCCGCCTGGCGCTGTTGCCGCTGGCGTTGGTGCTGGCCGGTTGTACGCTGGCGCCGCACTATCAGCGTCCGGCAATGCCGGTGGACGCCAAATACGACCAGCCAACGCCGGTCGGCAACGTCGCCGATCTGCCGTGGCAGAACTTCTTCACCGATGCCACGCTGCGCAACCTGATTCAGCTGTCGCTCGACAACAACCGCGACCTGCGCGTGGCGGCGCTGAATGTCGAAGAGGCGCAGCAGGGCGTGACGGTGCAGCGCGCGGCGATGATGCCGTCAATCAGCGCCAGCGCCAGCCAGACCTCGGCGCATGAACCGGCCAATCTCTACAACACCAAAAGCACCGGCGCGGTGACCTATCACGAACTCAACAGCGGTTTGAACGTCACCTCATGGGAGCTGGACTTCTTTGGCCGCCTGCAGAGCCTGAGCGATCAGGCGCAGGAAACCTACCTGTCGAGCGCCGCCACCGAACGCGCTACGCGCATTTCACTGATTTCGGAAGTGGCGACGGCGTGGCTGACGCTGAGCTCGGATAACGATCTGCTACATCTGGCGCAACGTACTGCGCAAAGCCAGCAGGAGTCGTATCGCATCACCCAACTCAGCTATAACGGCGGCGCCAGCAGCGCGATGGATCTGGCGCAGGCCGAGAGCACGGTGCGCGCGGCGCAGGCTGACGTGGCGAGCTACACGCGCCAGGTGCGGCAGGATGTTGATGCGCTGCGCCTGCTGGTCGGCACCGATCTGCCCGCCACGCTGCTGTCACACGCCACGCTCGATGCCCACTGGCAGTTCCCGGCCACGCCCGCCGGATTGCCGTCAGATCTGCTGACGCGCCGTCCGGATATCATGGCCGCTGAGCATACGCTGAAAGCGGCCAACGCCAATATCGGCGCGGCGCGGGCCGCCTTCTTCCCTAGCATCACGCTGACGGCGTCCGGTGGCTCCACCAGCAGCTCGCTCGGCAGTTTGCTGGGCGGCGGCACCGGCGCGTGGTCGTTTATGCCGTCGATTAACCTGCCGATTTTTGACGGCGGTAAAAATACCGCTAACCTCAACATCGCGCATATCGAGAAACGCATTGAAATTGCTGACTATGAGAAGGCGATCCAGACCGCGTTTAAAGAGGTGAATGATGCGCTGGCCGGTCAGGACACCTGGCAGGATCAGCTGACGGCGCTGCAGCAGGAGGTCGATGCCAATCAGCGCGACTACGACTATTCCGAATTGCGCTTTAAGCAGGGCGTCGACAATTATCTCAATGTGTTAGTGGCCCAGCGATCGCTTTACAGTTCGCAGCAGTCACTGATCGGCGCGCATCTCGGCCAGCTCAGCCAGAAAATCACCCTCTACAAGGCGCTGGGCGGCGGCTGGCAATCCTGA
- a CDS encoding MdtB/MuxB family multidrug efflux RND transporter permease subunit, with the protein MNPSRLFIQRPVATILLMVGVLIAGIFSYRFLSTSALPQVDYPTIQVTTLYPGASPDVMASSVTSPLERQLGQMAGLSQMTSTSSSGSSIITLKFSLDLSLDVAEQEVQAAINAANNLLPSDLPNPPTYKKVNPADTAVITLAVSSDTLPLTQVQDLVNTRVALKLSQINGVGMVTLAGGHQPAIRVQMDPKALAAHKLSLEDVNTLISNSNVNGSKGGFDGKYHSVTIDANDQLRTADEYGNLIITYQNGAALRLKDIAHIEQGPENSFQSAWANNSPAIVVSVQRQPGANVIQVVDSIKAQLPKLQAALPDGVKMSVLSDRTQTIRASISDVQFELMLSVALVVMVTFLFLRNVAATLIPSVAVPLSLIGTFGVMYLADFSLNNLSLMALTIATGFVIDDAIVVVENISRRLEEGETPMQAALKGSQQIGFTIISLTFSLIAVLIPLLFMGDVVGRLFREFAITLAVSILVSMVVSLTLTPMLCAYLLQHIPPEKQSRFSRKGGELFDKLVRGYDRLLTVVLNHQKLTLLVALATFALTALLYIAIPKGFFPTQDTGLIQGVTVASQDVSFSEMSKRQQALAKVILQNPSVESLSSTIGIDGSNTSLNSGRIQINLKSFDDRDDKADVVITQLQQAAAQVAGIQLYLQPAQDLTVNDQVSPSQYQFTLDDADSENLVSWTPKMVAALQQRPEFNGVVSNLQDQGRVAYVELNRDKAARYGITAADVDTALYNSFGQRLVSTIFTQANQYRVVLEVAPQYQQSPASFDDVYLPVTSSTSSSSDDSSTSSSDETSTTTGMVKLTSIATIHQRTGSLMHMRLNQFPAVMVSFNLNSGYSLEDGQKAIAEVTQQLNLPSSITLRYQGETSAFQSATGNTLWLILAALITMYVVLGILYESFIHPVTILSTLPSAAVGALLTLLLAGSEFSLIALIGVILLIGIVKKNAIMMIDFALEAENKQHMSAREAIHQACLLRFRPILMTTMAALLGALPLMLASGSGAELRQPLGLVIVGGLIVSQVLTLFSTPVIYLWFDGIAQRGKRYMQRKQQQARGDR; encoded by the coding sequence ATGAATCCGTCGCGCCTGTTTATCCAGCGTCCGGTCGCCACCATTCTGCTGATGGTCGGCGTGCTGATCGCCGGGATTTTCTCCTATCGCTTTCTCTCGACTTCGGCGCTGCCGCAGGTGGATTACCCGACTATTCAGGTCACCACGCTCTATCCCGGCGCCAGCCCGGATGTGATGGCGTCATCGGTCACCTCGCCGCTGGAGCGCCAGCTGGGGCAGATGGCCGGATTGAGTCAGATGACCTCGACCAGCTCGAGCGGATCGTCAATCATCACGCTGAAGTTCAGCCTCGATCTGTCGCTGGATGTCGCCGAGCAGGAAGTGCAGGCGGCGATCAACGCGGCCAATAATCTGCTGCCGAGCGATCTACCGAATCCGCCGACCTATAAAAAGGTCAACCCGGCCGATACCGCGGTGATCACCCTGGCGGTAAGCTCCGACACGCTGCCGCTGACCCAGGTGCAGGATCTGGTTAATACGCGCGTGGCGCTCAAGCTGTCGCAGATTAACGGCGTCGGCATGGTGACGCTGGCGGGCGGCCATCAGCCAGCGATTCGCGTGCAGATGGATCCGAAAGCGCTGGCGGCGCATAAGCTGTCGCTGGAAGACGTCAATACGCTCATCAGCAACAGCAACGTTAACGGCTCGAAAGGCGGCTTCGACGGCAAATATCACTCGGTGACCATCGACGCCAACGACCAGCTGCGCACCGCCGATGAGTACGGCAATCTGATCATCACCTATCAAAACGGCGCGGCGCTGCGGCTGAAAGATATCGCGCATATCGAACAAGGACCGGAGAACAGCTTTCAGTCGGCGTGGGCGAATAACAGCCCGGCGATTGTGGTCAGCGTGCAGCGCCAGCCCGGTGCCAACGTGATTCAGGTGGTGGACAGCATCAAAGCGCAGCTGCCGAAGCTGCAGGCGGCGCTGCCGGACGGCGTGAAGATGAGCGTTCTGTCCGATCGCACGCAAACCATTCGCGCCTCGATCAGCGACGTGCAATTTGAGCTGATGCTGTCGGTGGCGCTGGTGGTGATGGTGACGTTCCTGTTCCTGCGCAACGTGGCGGCGACGCTGATTCCGAGCGTGGCGGTGCCGCTGTCGCTGATTGGCACCTTCGGCGTGATGTATCTGGCCGACTTCAGCCTGAATAACCTGTCGCTGATGGCGCTGACCATCGCCACCGGCTTCGTTATCGACGATGCGATTGTGGTGGTGGAGAACATTTCGCGGCGGCTGGAGGAGGGCGAAACGCCGATGCAGGCGGCGCTGAAAGGCTCGCAGCAGATTGGCTTTACCATTATCTCGCTGACCTTCTCACTGATTGCGGTGCTGATCCCGCTGCTGTTTATGGGCGATGTGGTCGGACGGCTATTCCGCGAATTCGCCATCACGCTGGCGGTGTCGATTCTGGTGTCGATGGTGGTGTCACTGACGCTCACGCCGATGCTGTGCGCTTATCTTTTGCAGCACATTCCGCCGGAGAAACAGTCGCGCTTTTCGCGCAAAGGCGGCGAACTGTTCGACAAGCTGGTGCGCGGTTACGATCGCCTGCTGACGGTGGTGCTGAATCATCAAAAGCTGACGCTGCTGGTGGCGCTGGCGACCTTTGCGCTCACCGCGCTGCTGTATATCGCCATCCCGAAAGGCTTCTTCCCGACTCAGGATACCGGCCTGATTCAGGGCGTTACCGTGGCGTCGCAGGATGTGTCGTTTAGCGAGATGTCGAAGCGCCAGCAGGCATTGGCGAAAGTGATTCTGCAAAACCCGTCGGTGGAGAGTTTGTCATCGACCATCGGCATCGACGGCAGCAACACCAGCCTGAACAGCGGGCGCATCCAGATCAACCTCAAGTCGTTTGACGATCGCGATGATAAAGCCGACGTGGTGATCACCCAGCTGCAGCAAGCGGCGGCGCAGGTGGCGGGTATTCAGCTCTATCTGCAACCGGCGCAGGATTTAACCGTTAACGATCAGGTCTCGCCGAGCCAGTATCAGTTCACACTCGATGATGCCGACAGCGAAAACCTGGTGAGCTGGACGCCGAAGATGGTCGCCGCGTTGCAGCAGCGACCGGAGTTTAACGGCGTGGTAAGCAATCTGCAGGATCAGGGCCGCGTGGCCTACGTGGAGTTGAACCGTGATAAGGCGGCGCGCTACGGCATTACCGCCGCCGATGTCGACACCGCGCTGTATAACAGTTTCGGCCAGCGGCTGGTCTCCACCATCTTTACCCAGGCCAATCAGTATCGCGTGGTGCTGGAAGTGGCGCCGCAGTACCAGCAATCTCCAGCGTCATTTGATGATGTCTATTTGCCAGTGACCAGCAGCACCAGCTCATCCAGCGACGACAGCAGCACGTCGTCGTCGGATGAGACCAGCACAACGACCGGCATGGTGAAACTGACCTCGATCGCCACCATTCATCAGCGCACCGGCTCGCTGATGCACATGCGGCTGAATCAGTTCCCGGCGGTGATGGTGTCGTTCAACCTCAACAGCGGTTATTCGCTGGAGGATGGGCAGAAGGCGATTGCCGAGGTGACGCAGCAGCTCAATCTGCCGTCGAGCATTACCCTGCGTTATCAGGGCGAAACCTCGGCGTTCCAGAGCGCTACCGGCAACACGCTGTGGCTGATTCTGGCGGCGCTGATCACCATGTACGTGGTGCTCGGCATTCTGTATGAGAGCTTTATCCACCCGGTGACCATCCTCTCAACGCTGCCGTCGGCGGCGGTTGGCGCCTTGCTGACGCTCTTGCTAGCGGGCAGCGAGTTCAGCCTAATCGCGCTGATTGGCGTGATCCTGCTGATCGGCATTGTCAAAAAGAACGCGATTATGATGATCGACTTCGCGCTCGAGGCGGAGAACAAGCAGCACATGAGCGCGCGCGAGGCGATTCATCAGGCCTGTTTGCTGCGCTTCCGCCCGATTCTGATGACCACCATGGCGGCGCTGCTCGGCGCGCTGCCGCTGATGCTGGCGTCCGGTTCCGGTGCCGAACTGCGCCAGCCGCTCGGGTTGGTAATTGTCGGCGGCCTGATTGTCAGCCAGGTGCTGACGCTGTTCTCCACGCCGGTGATCTACCTGTGGTTTGATGGCATCGCGCAGCGCGGCAAGCGCTATATGCAGCGCAAGCAGCAACAGGCGCGGGGCGATCGATGA